TCTATTCGAGAAAAGAGACGGGAACGGGGCTAGGCTTGCCCATCTCTCTGCATATTATTGAAATGCATGGCGGCACCATCGAAATCCAGAGCAAGCGCGATCATGGCACGACGTGTACGATTACGCTGCCGGTGGGTCCCGCCAAATATCAGCCTCTGAAGAGGGAGAATTCTTTCGGTGCGTCGAGCTACCTTACTCGTAGTTGATGACGAGAAAAACACGCGGGAAGCGCTTTCAAAAATTCTGACTGAAGACGGCTACCATGTCTTGACCGCAGCCGACGGCTATCAGGCGATTGAACTCGTGGGCAGGGAGCTCCCGGATCTCATTCTGGCCGACTTGAAGATGCCGGGAATGGACGGAATTGAGCTGCTCTCGCGGACCCGGCTCAAAGGTTTTGATACCCCGTTTGTCATGATGACGGCATATGGGACCGTGGAGAGCGCCGTTGAAGCGATGAAAAAGGGCGCAGAAGACTATCTGACGAAGCCGGTCAACATCGAGGAACTCGAGCTTCAGATAAAGAGAATTCTGGCCCACCGCAACCTGGTGCAGGAGGCGAAAAATCTCCGGGAGAGATTGCGGGAGAAATACAAATACGAAAATATCATCGGCAATAGTCCGGCAATGCAGGCGATCTTCAAGACCATTGAGCAAGTCGCTCCCAGCCGGGCCACGATCCTTATCACCGGGGAAAGCGGTACGGGAAAGGAATTGATTGCATCGGCCATCCACCAAAATGGGCCGCGCGCAGACAAGCCGTACGTGAAGGTAACCTGCAGCGCTCTCTCAGAGAATCTGCTGGAGAGCGAATTGTTCGGTCACGAGAAGGGGGCCTTTACCGGCGCGGTATCGACCCGCCAGGGGCGATTCGAGATCGCCGACGGCGGGACGATTCTGCTCGACGAAATCGGTGAAATCAGCCTTTCGACTCAGGTCAAGTTGCTCGGGTTCCTGCAGGATAGGACGTTCGAGCGCGTGGGCGGAAACAGAACGTTTACGGTTGATGTCCGGCTGATCGCGGCGACCAACAGAGATCTGGAGAAGGCGGTGGCCGAAGGAACTTTTCGAAAAGACCTGTACTACCGCCTCAACGTTATTACGATAAAGATGCCTCCACTGCGCGAGAAGATCTCAGACATCCCCGCGCTGGTGGATCACTTCACCATGAAGTACGCGAAGGAAAACGACAAGCCGGTCAGGGGTCTGTCTGCGGATGCGCTCGCCGCCATCATGTCCTATGATTGGCCGGGGAACGTGCGGGAACTGGAAAACATGATCGAGCGGGCCGTAGTCATGTGTAATGAGCCGCTGATCGGCCGCCAGCATTTTCCCATTCCCGCGGGAGTCGACCCTGCGGACGGTCATTCAGTACCGCCGATTCCGGGGTCCTCGCTGGAAGAGATCGAGAAGTACGCAATCCAGAGAACGCTCGAATCAGTGAGCGGTAATCGGACTCGAGCGGCTGAAATTTTGAAAATCAGCCTCCGAAAAATCCAGTACAAACTCAAGGAATTCTGAAAACCGCTTTCCATCATCCCGCCATTCGAGCACATCTCAGCACTCCTAGAACACATCTCAGCGCTCTTGACCACAATACGGCACTCTTGAGAGATTCCACCACTCTTGAGCATCC
The Candidatus Abyssobacteria bacterium SURF_5 genome window above contains:
- a CDS encoding sigma-54-dependent Fis family transcriptional regulator yields the protein MLSVRRATLLVVDDEKNTREALSKILTEDGYHVLTAADGYQAIELVGRELPDLILADLKMPGMDGIELLSRTRLKGFDTPFVMMTAYGTVESAVEAMKKGAEDYLTKPVNIEELELQIKRILAHRNLVQEAKNLRERLREKYKYENIIGNSPAMQAIFKTIEQVAPSRATILITGESGTGKELIASAIHQNGPRADKPYVKVTCSALSENLLESELFGHEKGAFTGAVSTRQGRFEIADGGTILLDEIGEISLSTQVKLLGFLQDRTFERVGGNRTFTVDVRLIAATNRDLEKAVAEGTFRKDLYYRLNVITIKMPPLREKISDIPALVDHFTMKYAKENDKPVRGLSADALAAIMSYDWPGNVRELENMIERAVVMCNEPLIGRQHFPIPAGVDPADGHSVPPIPGSSLEEIEKYAIQRTLESVSGNRTRAAEILKISLRKIQYKLKEF